One Candidatus Methylomirabilis sp. genomic window, GCGGTGGGCCGCCCCCGGGGAGCAGGGGGACCGACTGAGAGCCGGAACCTGAAGCCCGATCGGGATCCGGGGGCCGGCCGGATCGGAGGGAGAGAAGCGGCTCCGTCTGGAGGGGAACCCGCCGAGGACGGGGGGGGGGAACCGGGGACCTACTCTTTCTTCTTCAGCTCCTGCAGCACCAGCTTGGCGATCGCTTTCAGCGTCTCGAATACCCCAACGCCGGTGGGCGCCACCCCCTCGAACCAGGGAACGTTGCGGGTGTTGAGCGCCCGCTGAAGGTCCTCGATGCTGACCACATTGGGGAGGTCCCGCTTGTTGTACTGCAGAACGAACGGGATCTTCTCCAGCACGATCCCCTGCTCCCCCAGGTTCTGCTCGAGGTTCTGCAGGCTTTCGATGTTGGATTCCATGCGCTCGAGCTGGGAGTCCGCGACGAAGACGACCCCGTCCGCTCCCTTCAAGATGAGCTTCCGGCTGGCGTCGTAGAAGACCTGGCCGGGGACGGTGTAGAGGTGCAGGCGCACCTTGAAGCCCCGGATCTGCCCCAACTGCAGGGGCATGAAGTCGAAGAAAAGGGTCCGCTCCGTCTCCGTGGCCAACGAGATGAGTTTCCCCTTCGCGGACGGGTCCACCTTCTTGTAGATGTGCTGGAGGTTGGTGGTCTTCCCGCCGAGCCCCGGCCCGTAATAGACCAGCTTGCAGTTGATCTCCCGCGCCGAGTAGTTGATGAAGGACATGGCCCGGCCTAGCCCTTCGTGAACAGGTTGTCGATATCGTCGTCCGTGATCTCGGAGAAATGGGTGCCGAACATGGCCCGGGCCTGGCCGGCTTCCCGGTCCAGCTTCTTCATGATGTCGGCAAAGATCCGGGTCAGGTCTTCCGCGGCTTTCTTGACCCGCAGGCGGACCAGGCCCAGGGAGGAGCGGCTGTCGAAGATGATCACCAGGATGACCCGCTGGGCGACGATGGAGATGTGGAGGTTGTCCCGCTCTCCCTCGTGGAAGAGGATGGAGAACTCTTTCTCTCCCAGGAGCTGGGCGAGGCCGCCGGTCGCCGCGATGTTACCGGCGGTGAGAGAGGCGAGCGAGGTGGTATCCAGGCCGGCCGTCTCCCCATGGGAGGAGATGAGCTGGCCGTTCTTGTCGATGAGGAAGACCGCCTTGCTGCGGGCCTCCTGGTTCAGGCGGCTCAGGCACGCATTGATCCGCTTGAAGTCCTCATCCAGGATGATGAGGTTCGTCCCGCCCGGCGACACGATCGCTCCTTCCTCCGCCTGCCCGCAATTCACCGTGCCGGCCGGCCCCGCTCCGGGCCCAGGCCGCAGCTTGTATACCACACGGGGTAAGGGGTTACAAGTCCCGGTGTCTTGCGGGTTTCGCGCCTCTTCCCACTAGTGCAAGACCCGTTCCGGCACCCCTACCCCATCTCCCGACGACCGGAGAGTGCCCGGGCTAACGTCACTTCGTCCGCATACTCCAGGTCCCCGCCCACGGGCAGCCCGTGAGCGATCCGGGTGAGACGCACCCCGAGGGGCTGAATGAGCCGCTGCAGGTAGAGGGCCGTGGCTTCCCCCTCCACGTTCGGGTTGGTGGCCAGGATGACCTCCTGGACCCCCCCGTCTTTCAGGCGCCGCAGCAGTTCCCTCGCCAGGATGTCATCCGGGCCGCGTCCCTCCAGCGGGGAGAGGGAACCCTGCAGGACGTGGTAGAGCCCCTTGAACTCTCCCGTCCGCTCGATCGCCATCAGGTCGTTGGCCTCCTCCACCACACAGATGACGCTCCGGGTCCGGCCGGGGTCCTGGCAGATGGGGCACCGGAGCTCCTCGGCGACGTTGAAGCAGACCTCGCAGAGGCGCGTCTTCTCCTTGAGCTCGACGATCGCCTCGGCGAGGGCCGTCGCTTCCTCGCGGGGGGCCTTCAGGATGTAAAAGGCCAGGCGCTGGGCGGTCTTGGCACCGATGCCGGGGAGGCGCATCAGGGCGTCGATGAGGCGGACGAGGGTGGGGGCGTAGCGGGCCACGGGCGGCGCCTAGAAGAGGCCGGGGAGGCCCATGCCGCCGGCGACCTTCGCCATCTCGGCATTCATCAGCTCGCGCGCCCTGCGCAGGGCCTCGTTGGTGGCGGCGACAATGAGGTCCTGGAGCATCTCCCGATCGTTCGCAGCGGCCACCTCGGGGTCGATCTTGACGGCGAGCACCTCGCCGCGCCCGTCCACCGTGACCGTCACCATGCCGCCCCCCGCCGTCCCCTCCACCCGCTTGCTCGCCGCTTCCCCCTGGAGGCGCTCCAGCTCGGCTTTCATCTTCTGCGCCTGCCTCATGAGGTTGCCGAGATCCTTCATACGGTGCTCCCGCGGCGCGGGGGGCCCGCGCCCCGCTAGAAGGGAACGGCCCCC contains:
- a CDS encoding GTPase domain-containing protein yields the protein MSFINYSAREINCKLVYYGPGLGGKTTNLQHIYKKVDPSAKGKLISLATETERTLFFDFMPLQLGQIRGFKVRLHLYTVPGQVFYDASRKLILKGADGVVFVADSQLERMESNIESLQNLEQNLGEQGIVLEKIPFVLQYNKRDLPNVVSIEDLQRALNTRNVPWFEGVAPTGVGVFETLKAIAKLVLQELKKKE
- a CDS encoding roadblock/LC7 domain-containing protein, coding for MVSPGGTNLIILDEDFKRINACLSRLNQEARSKAVFLIDKNGQLISSHGETAGLDTTSLASLTAGNIAATGGLAQLLGEKEFSILFHEGERDNLHISIVAQRVILVIIFDSRSSLGLVRLRVKKAAEDLTRIFADIMKKLDREAGQARAMFGTHFSEITDDDIDNLFTKG
- the recR gene encoding recombination mediator RecR, with protein sequence MARYAPTLVRLIDALMRLPGIGAKTAQRLAFYILKAPREEATALAEAIVELKEKTRLCEVCFNVAEELRCPICQDPGRTRSVICVVEEANDLMAIERTGEFKGLYHVLQGSLSPLEGRGPDDILARELLRRLKDGGVQEVILATNPNVEGEATALYLQRLIQPLGVRLTRIAHGLPVGGDLEYADEVTLARALSGRREMG
- a CDS encoding YbaB/EbfC family nucleoid-associated protein encodes the protein MKDLGNLMRQAQKMKAELERLQGEAASKRVEGTAGGGMVTVTVDGRGEVLAVKIDPEVAAANDREMLQDLIVAATNEALRRARELMNAEMAKVAGGMGLPGLF